In the genome of Buchnera aphidicola (Artemisaphis artemisicola), one region contains:
- the ftsZ gene encoding cell division protein FtsZ: protein MFEPEELSNNAIIKVIGVGGGGGNAVEHMVRERIEGVEFFAINTDAQALRKIEVGQTIQIGNNITKGLGAGANPEIGRTSAEEDKELLKSALDGSDMVFIAAGMGGGTGTGAAPIVAEIAKELGILTVAVVTKPFSFEGKKRMIVAEQGLIELSKYVDSLITIPNDKLLKVLNRGISLLDAFSAANNVLKGAVQGIAELITRPGLMNVDFADVRTVMIEMGYAMMGTGISSGENRAEEASEIAISSPLLEDIDLSGARGVLVNITAGFDLKLDEFETVGNTIRSFASDNATVVIGTSLDPDMNDTLRVTVVATGIGIEKNSEINQIKNKSSREVIMDYRYQYLNLSPNKIDKRTKKQEINKSQDKNHKETEYLDIPSFLRKKTD from the coding sequence ATGTTTGAACCTGAAGAATTAAGTAATAATGCCATAATTAAAGTAATCGGCGTTGGAGGTGGTGGTGGAAACGCTGTAGAACATATGGTTAGAGAACGTATTGAAGGTGTTGAATTTTTTGCTATTAATACTGATGCGCAAGCGTTAAGAAAAATAGAAGTGGGTCAAACTATACAAATTGGCAATAATATTACCAAAGGACTAGGTGCTGGAGCTAATCCAGAAATTGGACGAACCTCGGCAGAAGAAGATAAAGAATTATTAAAATCTGCATTAGATGGTTCTGATATGGTTTTTATAGCAGCTGGTATGGGTGGAGGCACTGGTACTGGAGCTGCTCCTATAGTAGCTGAAATTGCAAAAGAACTAGGAATTCTAACTGTTGCAGTAGTAACAAAACCTTTTAGTTTTGAAGGTAAAAAAAGAATGATTGTAGCAGAACAAGGTCTAATCGAACTATCTAAATATGTAGATTCTTTAATTACTATTCCTAATGATAAGTTATTAAAAGTATTAAATAGGGGAATTTCTTTACTTGATGCATTTAGTGCAGCTAATAACGTTTTAAAAGGAGCAGTACAAGGTATTGCTGAATTAATTACAAGACCTGGTTTGATGAATGTAGATTTCGCCGATGTACGGACTGTAATGATAGAGATGGGATATGCAATGATGGGTACCGGTATATCTTCTGGAGAAAATCGTGCAGAAGAAGCTTCGGAAATAGCTATATCTAGTCCTTTATTAGAAGACATAGATTTATCAGGTGCACGCGGTGTTTTAGTCAATATCACTGCTGGTTTCGATTTGAAATTAGATGAATTTGAAACAGTAGGGAATACTATTAGATCTTTTGCTTCAGATAACGCAACAGTGGTTATAGGAACATCTCTTGATCCTGATATGAATGATACTCTTCGAGTCACTGTTGTTGCAACTGGAATTGGTATCGAAAAAAATTCAGAGATTAATCAAATAAAGAATAAATCTTCTAGAGAAGTTATAATGGACTATCGTTATCAATATTTAAACTTATCTCCTAACAAGATTGATAAAAGAACAAAAAAACAAGAAATTAATAAATCACAAGATAAAAATCATAAAGAAACAGAATATCTTGATATTCCATCGTTTCTTCGTAAAAAAACAGATTAA